In Artemia franciscana chromosome 14, ASM3288406v1, whole genome shotgun sequence, the genomic stretch TAATAATTAATACATTTCTAATCTGTCATTTATCTCTGACATTATCTTTATAATCTAGTTTCATCAATTGGCTttataaagatttaattttttctttatagacTGGACTCTTTTTCATTCAATGCTGGAAAGCTGTATTGCATTGTGCACTACACGCAAAACTTCAAAGTCAAAGGGAATTACGAGGAAGGTTTTGGCACGGAACCAACTAGCAAAACAACTTagctaaaaaatttttgttcaaataataTCTAATAGTGTGTGTTTTCCCCTTTGCCATTTAGAACATATTTAGCCATTgttctatttttataatttattgtcaaggtcattttgtttatttcaaataatatttttaactgttttgttttaaaaatctaaatatgcACTTTAAGAAGAAACTGCAGTTTTTCGTAGCAAATGCTACAATTGTTTGCCTAAAGGTAACACCTTTACACCTGTAAATGGGACTTACTTATGCCTCCGCATGTCCCTATTATGTGCCTTCACTCGGACAAAGCTGAATGTATAGACTAGTTGTGCTATATTAGCCCCTTCTGTTCTTGTATAgccttttttatattgtttagtcaGTTTTTGCAGtttgtagagaaaaaaaaaagcttaataatgttcattttatttaacataACGGCTAAGTTGGAAATATTAGgcccttttgtttcttttatttgcaaactttattcttttattcttttgtttcttttggcTGCAAACTAACTGATTCAGCTGCattgtatttttatatcttttttttcggttttgtgaagaaaaacaaattataggTATTAATTTGcgatgatatttttaaaaatacttcctgtttttttttttctattttctaaatattgaGGGGTTTGAAAAAGGAACATTATTACAAACCGTTTCTTTAACTTATTTTAGATGGGTATTAGTTATACTGGGATGGCCCTTAATAACATGGAAGAAGCAAATCACGGCGAATCTTCATAGACATAACCACGGGAGTCAAAAGCTGTTCAGAAGGTAAAACCCAAATTGACAACTTACTAACTCATGTGCGGACAAGGTTTTCTTTAGAATTTCTGCTTAAGATTTCTCTAAAATTAATTGTACTGTTCTTTAATAATTTGCTTAACAAGCTACTCTTTGTTCTTCTGCTTTTCGAAAATTTTCTGAATACTAAACGggagatttatatattttcttttatatggatagaaacaattttctattgaaaaattacTTCCAAATGCTATTCAGGGCTCGTTACGGTCATtatccattaattcaaaatcatttaagttttatttcattgtataaaatagcaCACATATCAAATAAAAGAATCACTCCTATGACATAAAATGCTACAATTGTTTGACTACAATGCAACAATTGGCAACGCTACAGCGGTGCCCCCCTCTAGATGGGGTGTAAACATAAATTTAACTGTCTGAAAACTGAATGCGAGGACTCGCACTAACATAAATATTTGGGTCAgggatttttcaatttcaaaatactttttgacaCATCTCTGATGGTGAAAAAGAATGGACACTCAAAAAATCTAGGTCCTCAAATTATATGATGAAACGGCCTTTAAtaacagttaaaaataaaatacgaaacaccctagaaatacaaattttagcCGGAGTTATTTGCAAAACTTGTAATTTGACTCCATATTTCAAAACTGAAAGCAAATTAGTGGACTATATTACCTGTCCTGTTTAACTAATACCTATATAAAAACAGGAAACGGAACTGAATAAGACATTGTAGTGCGTATGAAATTACTGGAAATCACATAATTCCCAGTAGTAAGTTGTCAATTTGGGTTTTACCTTCTGAACAGCTTTTGACTCCCGTGGTTATGTCTATGAAGATTCGCCGTGATTTGCTTCTTCCATGTTATTAATGGCCATCCCAGTATAACTAATTCCCATCTAAAATAAGTTAAAGAAACGGTTTGTAATAATGTTCCTTTTTCAAACCCCtcaatatttagaaaatagaaaaaaacaggaagtatttttaaaaatatcatcgCAAATTAATAtctataatttgtttttcttcacaaaaccgaaaaaaaaagatataaaaatacaatGCAGCTGAATCAGTTAGTTGGCAgccaaaagaaacaaaagaataaaagaataaagtttgcaaataaaagaaacaaaagggcCGAATATTTCCAACTTAGCCGTtatgttaaataaaatgaacattattaagctttttttttttctctacaaaCTGCAAAAACtgactaaacaatataaaaaaggcTATACAAGAACAGAAGGGGCTAATATAGCACAACTAGTCTATACATTCAGCTTTGTCCGAGTGAAGGCACATAATAGGGACATGCGGAGGCATAAGTAAGTCCCATTTACAGGTGTAAAGGTGTTACCTTTAGGCAAACAATTGTAgcattttcttcgaaaaactgCAGTTTCTTCTTAAAGTGCATATTTGGGATTATTAAATTCGTCAATGTACAGAACTGCCAAAAAGCAAATTGAGAAGTCTgaatattctaataaaaaattattcactATTTTGGTGGGCAAACCAAATTGGATATCCACCAAATACTTCGCTAGACTTAAGCTTACTGTCGAATTATGCCATTACTGGTAGTATTTTACTTCTTTGagattcttttttctctttcattgattagAAGGATAATAATTTGATCTAATGGCTGTGAAAGCAGTCTTATTCCTGGAAGAAAGATATCCTTGTTAATTGGTTGTACAGTTAGTATTTTTATGACCTTGTGCGTATattgaaagaaataaatttatgcttattttaatttACTTCCCTCTCTTCGATCTAGCTTCatcgtttaaaataaaataaaaaaaactgactgtGAAATAAGTGTTTGTATTTTCACCATTGAATCCCTGGGATGCCTTTTCCTGTGATTGTGTGGTATTGATCTATCCTTCCTGAGGAATTTGCGTGAATTCGGTCttatttattatgattattttattaatgaCGTTCGTACTTGCTGTGCTTCAAAGTTAGTTGATCTTAGATGCAGTCTCCTTCTCTTGGTCAAACCTTAATTTTTCCGAAGGAAGTTTCTCGAGCAATTCCTTTTAAAAATCCGCTGGTTTATTTAATTCCCCGCCAAATTTGCAGAATTAGATGGCGCTTCAAAAAATGAACAAGCGCTGGAATTTGAAGGCCAAAATCTAACAATCTATCATAGCGAAAAgcattttgctaattttcttattttctttgttttactgtttaaacAGTTAATATTAAGGTATTTAAGATATTTTCCTTCTCTTCTTTTCACCCTGTGACTGGTTTTGTGGAAtttctttctacttttttttctgttgtgatTGGAAAGGCTTTCATCATGCCTAACCCCCATGATTCAGGGGGATCTGGTGTTCTCACGGGTGAGGACAGTATCATTAGAGTATGGTTGACTAAAACAGGGCAGCCTGGTCTTCATAATCCACCACTGGGTGTAACCATGAAAGGAATTATGTTGTTGAGAAATCAATTTAATGAATGCCAAAAAGATACAATTTTGGTAGAATCCTCAAATGGTTCTAACTGCCTTAAGATCAGAAATCAAGCAGTACTGAACAAGATACTAGCGATAGTGGAGCTAGTTTTGGATAATAACCAATCATTAACTTTCTCATGTGAGAAGGATTCCTCAGCTCAGGGCTCTCAGGGATTGCactcaaactcccccaatggcTTCATGCCTGAGGGGCTGGTATTCTTTGACAAGGGTATTTTTACATGTGAAACCTTATTAGATGAACTGATGGATCAAGGTTTCACAAGAGTACGTCCACTTTTTGGTCAACAGACATCTGACAAGATGAATGTTGATGGGTTTATCCTTACTCCTTCACTTGACCTTCCTGAATTTATTGGTATTCTGGGtatggaaaaaaaagtcaagacatATATTCCCCGTGTCATGATCTGCAATCACTGCCAAAGGCATGGCCACACTGCCAAAGTATGTCGCAGTAAACCTAGATGTTCAAGATGTGCCAACAACCATCTAACATCTTCTTGTATTATTAAGAGAGATAATATTACACTATTCAAGTGCCCCAATTGTCTTGGCAACCATCACGCTAAAGACAAAGCATGTCCTGTAacgaaaaatgttgaaaaggtTATTGTTAAGGCAGtacaagaaaaaatcactattggtgctgcaaaaaaaaagtatgcagaTATCCTTAAATCCAACATGCAACTAAATGACACAACTCCAGCTCTTTCTAATGAAGAATTCCCTCCCATTCCATCCCCTGAAAACCCCACTCCTAGCCCATTCATGTCAACTCAACAAACAGTCTTAGAACCCCTAATCAAGAAAATAATTGATGATATCTTGACAGTTAGAATTCCTGAAATGATCAGCTCATTCCTATcctcaaaatttaaacaaattgaagATTCTGTCTCAGGCcgtttggaaaaaatgtttcaagacTTTAGTTCCTCAAATGCACCATCTGATAGAACATTTAAAGATCTCACCTCAAATCATTCTATTTCTGAAGATGATTTGGAATATCTTGACTCTGTCCCAATCTCTACTTCACCTGTAAAACCAACATCAGAAATCTCCAAAAAACCTTCTCCAGCAAAAAATCAATTCCTTAAAAGAAATGCAAATGCTCTCTCACCTATCTCAAAACAGAAAGCAACTAAAAACAAACGGAAACAATCCTTAATATCAAAGACAGCTAACAGTTTAGAatgaaaatagttcaatttaACACTACAGGTCTACCCAATGATCGTTTGGTTGagttaaaaagatttttggaCATTGAATCCCCAGAAATTGTCTGCATCCAAGAATCCCATTTGTCCCCTGGAAGAAATTTTAGCGTTAAAAATTATACATCACATAGAAAATATAGGGTCCTAAATTCCTCTTCTCAAAAAGGTGGAGGCCTATTGACTCTTGTGAGAAAGGATTTGATTAGCTCTGTTGTCAATATTGATGTCCAGTCATCAATGGAAATACTAGTtataaaggttgagatggatgACCTTCCCCCCTTGTCAGTTGtcaatatctatataaataaatccTCTTCTTTCAATAACCCAACCttcaagaaattattacatCTTTCCCCAAACCATCTAATACTTGGAGATTTCAATCTTCACCATCCCCTGTGGGACTCAACCCACCCTAGAGACCCTCAATCATTGTTGCTCTTGAATTCAATATCTATCAGTCAGATTTCCCACACACTAATCACACCTAAGAATTTAGGAACTTATGTGCACTCCTCCAATGGTAAAAACTCAACCATTGATCTTTGTTTTGTTGGTAGCAGACTATCTGCTTATAGTAAGGTGTCCAGGTTCCATGACAATCTTGGCAGCCAGCATTACCCACTTATTACAGAACTGTCAAAAAGACCAGTTCTCTCTAAATTTAACATTGCTCCTAGATGGATTTTCAATGATGATAATTGGAAACCATGGGCACTTAAATTGGGGAGTATGGTACCAGCTCTAATTAATGATATAgatgttttaaatgaaaatatcactAAAAGCATCATTGAtgcttcaaatttattttttaaactccaAACACAACTagtaaaaaataggaaaaaaaatgtacacttttggaataataatttagaatcactaaaacaaaataagtgtaatgctagaaaaatcTGGCTTTTAGATAAAAGCaaccttttcaaaaaaattgaaatgagaaAGGCCGAAGCTACTTTTAAGAAACATGTCCTAGCTGAAAGAAAAGCAGCTTGGGAAGATATTTGTGAAAATCAGTCAACTCCTTCTAAAAcactttggaaaaattttagaaaatttgcaGGTTATCAGCATAGTGATCAGTCTACTCCAAAGATTAAGTCCAATGATGGTTCAATTATGTACAAGCCACATGAAGTGGCAGAGTCTTTGAATAGTTATTTTGCAGGTCAATCTTCAAATAGTAACACATATAATAACTCTGTTTATGGAAGCTCAGTTTCCCCCAGGGTCTGTCACTAATCTTGACAAAGATTTTGATATGGATGTGCTAACTTCTACAATATAGTCTCTAAATGACTCAGCAATGGGTGAAGATTTGGTCCACAATAAGATGCTTAGAGCTCTTCCACCGACTTTCTTGGTCCCTCTTCTTTACTTGTTTAACAGATGTTGGGTAAGTGGCACTGTCCCATCTGCTTGGAAGTCTTCTATTCTAGTCCCAATATATAAAGGTAAAGGGGATCGTTCAGACCAAGCTTCATACCGCCCAATCGCCTTAACCTCATGCATTGCTAAACTCTATGAGAAAACGATTAAGCTGAGATTTGAAACCCTTATTGATAATTCTCTTATTGCTGAACAAGCAGGTTTTCGGAAAGGTAGATCAACCCTTGATAACCTAATTCAACTTGATCATGACATTAAGAAAGCTTAATGTCTTAACCCTTTTGCAATCCTAAGACAGGCTCATAAATTTAATGTTGGAAATAATTTCTGGAAGTGGTGCAGGGCAATGCTTTTTAATAGGACTATTAAAACCAGAGTTGGATCCATATGCTCCTCTGCTAGTACAGTCTCATTAGGTGTTCCTCAAGGAGGAGTTTTGAGTCCTCTTCTTTTTAACATACTgattaatgatattattttggcTGATATGCCCTCAATAAAGTTTGTCTTATATGCAGATGACTCAGCCCTTTGGACTGAAGGCTCCTCTCCTGAAGCTTGTCAACCCAAGCTCCAGGGAGCAATTGATAAACTGTCAATATggcttaatacaaaaaatctggTTTTTTCTATCCCAAAGACCACTGGCATGGttttttctaggaaaattgACCTTAGGCAAGATTGTCTCTCAATTAATCTGACTCTatataaacaacaaattaattttgCCAGGAATGTGAAATTCCTTGGTATGTGGCTGGATAGTAAGTTAAATTGGAATGATCATATCTCTCATCTTTGTGATGCACTTGAAAAACGACTGAATTTTATGCGTGCTGTTGCTGGGCAAAAGTGGGGAGCTAGCCGAGATAGTCTTCGAAAACTATTCACATCTATAATATATGGAAAGATTGAATATTGTCTCCCTGTCTATTACTCAGcttcaaaaaagttaatttctaaaattgaatcaatagTTCACCATGGCCTGAGATTAATCACAGGTGCACTAAAACGTACTCCTATTGCAGCTCTGTTCAATGAGGTTAATATACCTTCTTTAGAGGAAAGATTCTTGAAACTTTCTTCTAATTACTTTATGAAAGTAAATACTAACCAAAACCTCCATGTTCTCAAGGAGTGTCTCATAAATCATACATTTCTCTATGAAAATCGGAAGACATATAGTAGTCCAGCCATTATCAAGTTGGTCTCCTTGCTCAATGGCATAGGTGTTCCTGAAAACCTAATCTTTTCTTGTCAGACCCAGATATCTCCCAACACTCCTAATAGCATTGATAAtgttatagatataaaaattccTGGCATGGATTGCcctaagaataaaatgaatagtcTAATCCTTCATCAACTTACACTAGCTAAAATGGTTGAATTTTATAATTGGGAAAAGATATTTACTGATGGATCTGTCTCAAATGATGGGAAGGCATCCATAGGCATTTTTTCTGAGTGGAATGGCTCATCAGTTGGGATTAGAGTTTCAGATGGAATCTCCATTTTCCATGCAGAATGTCTTGCTCTCCAAAAAGCTTTGGATACAGTGCTGGAAGTAGGATCAGGCTCATTTGTTATCTTTTCTGACTCTAAAAGTGTTCTTTCTGATCTAAAAAAGAGGCAAGGAAAAGTTATTCCAATTATTGTTCATCTACagggaaaaattcagaaaataatgtCTTCTGATGGTCTTCAACTGAAAATGGTCTGGGTTCCTTCTCACATAAGGATTAAGGGAAATGAAATTGCTGACAGTATTGCCAAACAGGCTATCCACCACCCAATTACTTGGAAGGTTGCTCTCACTGTAATTGAAACTTCAAAGTTAATAACCTCTGCTGCAAGTTCTCTTAGAACTAATAATAGATGTATTGCAAcaacaaatatttatgttttgtcttttgaGGGGCATTATATCCCACATCACCTTATACACCCAAATAGGAAAATTGCAAACTCTATTTTCCGTCTGAGAACTGGTCATGCAATGACCAGATCTCGTCAAGCACTATATCATCTTACAGATAGCAAGTCATGCCCTTTTTATAGGTGTGTAAATATCGATGAAACTATAGATCACGTTCTCTCAGAATGCCCTCGTTTCACAACTGAGAGAAATATTCtgatcagaaaaattgaatcaTTGGGCCTGAAGACGTCCACTCCTCTCGTTTGAGGTTTCACTCGTGTTAGTAAAGATAAGGagttaaaaatattggaggcaTTGGGAGTTTTTGGGTCTTCAACAAAGATTTTCAACTggttgtaatttcatttttttttttttttttttttttttttttttttttttttttttttcagtcacgaGAGTGTGGTGAGAAGAGAAGatgatttgatttatttgatttatttgatttgtatGTTCTTTTCGCTTCTATGATTGtaagtttaattattgtttggTGACGCAGAGGGCGAAAGCCGAGCGTATTTTCTCTACAACAATAACAACATCTATCATAGCAACTCACTCACGGAAAGATCTAAATCAAATTAACATACATTGACAAAGCACAAACCATGACGAATTTTAACGGAAGTTGCTTTCTGACATTTAGTTGGATCTTTTACTCATTATAAGTCTCTTCTAAAAGAATTTTTGGTGGGTCCCCGGGGGCACATTAATTTTTACTATGGTATCACGCACTATATGCTACATGTGTACATCTACTTACTTGATAATTAGTAGAGTAAGCGTTTGGAGAGTGAAAGCCTAATCAAAGCTTCTGGGGAGTAAAAACTCACTCTAAAACTTAATTACTTTGTTAACTTGAATTTTGTTGAAACTTTAAGAGACATATCTTCACTCTTACGCTTAAAGGTCATACCTGACATTTTCATGTTACTCAAATATTTCCCAATAAAGGGGCCCTGGTCAATGTATTTTCACAACGCTTTGATCTTTTTTTGGCATGAATGGCTTTCTGATCTGCCTTTGAGGACAGCTTAGCAAATGGTTTTTACAGTTAGTTCATCACTTACAGTTTGACGCTATTTAGCAGTATGTTCCTCAATGATAAACAACTTTTATTCATTACGAAGCCTTAAATGGGCGTGTAAGCTAGAAACCCAAAAGATGATTTTTAAcgtatttaagatttttatggtttcTCTCAAACATGAACTCTCATATGTGTGGGTAAATAAGAGCTTAGAGGAAACAATTTAATTAGTATCTCTcatttgaatggtttttcttcgTTAAGAAACATCATATGTTCTTACAAATGAGAATTAATAGAAAATTGTTTCGCATACACTTTGCATTGATACAGTCTAACTCGTGCACCGGCGATGTAGGGTGTAGAATATTTTTCTGCACCAGTTTGATAGATACTATaatattttcctgaaaaatcctgaagtttcaaaataattatttttctggCCTATGCGTCTTCAACTGAACTGAAAAATACCATAGtcaaattcattttcaaaattgggaAATAAGAAGGATCCAGTCCACGTAACTTTGTTGGAATCATGAGAGAATTTATCTATTTGTAAAATGTATGTGCTGAATGTACACTGGCATAtctgaaactgaaaaatattagCGTCAGTGGTTTTTATACAGCGTCAGCACTCtcagttcattttttcaaaattccaaaagaCTGGTGAAAAATCTGTAGAAAATCTCATTGTCAATAGTACAATATATAAAGAGCCTTGAAGAATCCGTTTAAAAACCCTTTATCAATAGCGAAATTTTTAAAGGCAtaggaataaaataaagaataatgcAGGAAAATTGAGCGTAAAGGATTTTTGCTCTAGAGAATATAATTCTAGCGAATAAAAGGCAATACGTATGTATAATTTTCACctaaatagtaataatatttttttttcacccacATTATATACAAAGGTGACACTTGTGGAGtattaaaaaagaggaaaataaactGCACATATGTGaacttaaaaagtaaataaagaaaaaataaaaaacattccaGAGACGAACCAATTTAAACACGTTAAAAAACAGGTGGCTAAGACAGTTGAATGCCCAAGActtaaaaactgaaacaaagaacaaagaaaaacaaactacgACTGAAAAAACCTGATGAGGCGGTGGTGTGGAGAAATACGGATACAAGCGATATTTGGAAGCTTTCCGTGTAGTGCTTTCAATTTTACTGGAATATCAggaacaaaacattttttaataagaagtgGGGCTTTTCTCCAAGGaggaagaaacaacaaaaaatttgcaaatcaaaagtaataaaattgattttttttaattttttttttaagaaggggaAAAATTCCGGAAGTAAAGAGAATAGAATTATCACAGAAAATTGAGTAAATCTTGGTCAATAAAAATCTATTATATTTACCTCTATTTGCAACAAATTTAGCATATCCAAATcagattttcttattaatatctGAGACTGTGCGCTGGCACAAGACTGAAAGACTATTagtaatagaaaaaacaaagccATCGAAGACAATCTACGGGATTGTACGTCAATCCCGAcaatccaagattttaggttccaccctccaactccccccagtgtcaccggatccggttgggatttaaaataagagtttttagacacaatatccttcttaacatcaaattttattaagatcccatcacccgtttgtaagttaaaaatacttaattttgtctattttttccgaattaaccagccccccactcccccccccagatggtcaaatcgggaaaaagattatttctaatttaatttggtccggttcctgatacgcttgccaaatttcatcgtcctagcttacctggaagtgcctaaagtagcaaaactgggaccgaccgaccgacagaatttgcgattgctatatgtcacttggttaataccaaatgccataaaaacccGCACAGATGTTTCTAGAAGCGTCCtacactaattaaaataataatgaaaaggaaaaaagacaatCACCTTCTCTCAAATACCCACAGGGTAACAACCCTTATCCAAATACAACTGCCTCCACCCAAACCCCTTCAACCTGCTCCTCCCTCCAGCCCACTCATATCcctcaaacaaaaaaataaataaacaataactaACTCCCCAGTAAATACTGTTTTAACctttaaaacttttattctTTATTGCCAAAAAACAATAAGGTATATTTTCAGTGGCGTGgccataggggggggggggcaaaagcgacgttttttctaaaataagttaCTTATGATTTTCTTAGGTACTTGTATGTtcccgaccacactcaagaagttatATGTGTTTGATGGGAGTAAAACGGTTGGTCTCTCTGCATTCGGTTATAATTGCAGTAGCAATAATTGTGTAGTAATGTAGTAATTGAGAGAAACTGCAATGCaggtatatttcaattaaatatttgatttatagAGGTATGGTCAGTATATAATACAAGTACCTTTACTTAAATTATGGTGGTGAGGGGGAGGATAAGCTGACATTTATCTCCGGGTACTGAAAACCTTAGCTACGCCTCTGCATATTTATTGCCATATTTACTCAACTTATTCTTCAGATCAAAAAATGATTGGAAAAAGATTATCCAGAGAAATCCATTATTATCCAGCAAATCCttacttaaaaaataacaaacaaccTTCTTATTGTCTTTCACAATACTATCGAACACCTTAATAGGTAATAGGTAACTATTTGGAGATTCAAGATTTCCCTCTAGCCTCAGGTACAGTTCAGCCCATCTCCGGGCACTGAAAACCTTAGCTACGCCCCtgtatattttttgccatattTACTCACCTTATTCTAATGCTTCAGATCAAAAAGTGATAATCCAAAAAAATCCATTATTATCCAGCAAatccttactaaaaaaaaaaaaaaaaaaaataataaacagcCTTCCTATTGTCTTTCACAATAGTACTGAACACCTGAACAGGTAATATATAACAATTTGgaaattcaaaatattcctCGAGCCTCGGGTACAGTCCAGCCCATTGCAGCGCTGCCAGCATGATAAAATTAAATAGCatgattaaatatattatatatatcgtATGAGcaaggatgacacccccccccccactgatcGTAgctgcagcggtagctgcaactaTTAAAGGACAAAAAACGGTCCTTAGTAgccaaaaattaattattttgtaaacAAATCGACCATTGGAACCCtcaattccgaaaaataaaaacctggCCCGACTAGAACGAGGGTCGTATCCAGCATTTTTTTCGTAGAGGGGATTTGCAAAAGAGGTTTTTTGGtgggttttgaataaaattgtatcagaaatttgtttgtattcattttattacgtttttaaaCTACAGAAAAACATTTAGGTGGGGGTCAaatcccctggatacggccttggatAGAATGCAATCCGGCTAAACTCTGAATTTAATTCGAAACCAGATATTAAGCTCATTCCCTACTTTAAACACAACAACTTTGTCTTTGTACATATCCCTCCATATTAACAATCACCTCCGGTATgtaggttgttttttttataagcacACTTATTTAGGTGATGTACGCTATATAGGTACGTTATTTTTCTGCTTATCTACGGTTTTAGTGCAtgactgaaaaacaaaatgatttaCTACcgcattattttaaacaaaataattgccCAGAAGATATAAAACAGCACTAATTTAAAAGCCACAGGAGTAAAAGATGCCAATGGGGGTTCCAAACTTCTATCAGTGTCCTTTCCAGGACATTAATTTTATATCTGCTTTTGCAAGCTGAGATTGAGTTCTATCCCTGAACcgaatcaaattaaaaaaaaattggtgtaTAGGGTTTTTAGATTAAAGATACGTTGAAAATTACTTgaaaagggaaattttctctaGGCAAGTATAATTAAATCCTTGCATAAGAAAAGTTTAACTTATATGAGAATTTCAGCTTAGTGAATGAATAGATCAGAGAATCTGGTCTTATCCTTTTGGTTCAAAATACAGTTGCaggttttttcgcaaaatcgcATGTTTCAGAGGGAAATATTAAACCTTCACATTTATCTTAAGGTTTGGACCCTATTTCTCAGAATAATGATGACGATATACTAAAATTACCACAGCAGCGAAGAAAAATTACCATCATTCCGactaaaattcacaaaaaaggcataataaacaaaaaaaaacctactctttacgttaaagtttgactctttctctcaactctacttttcaaaacagtaaaaaactttagcttaaagaggaCGGGGGccttgaggaggaaacagccc encodes the following:
- the LOC136035763 gene encoding uncharacterized protein LOC136035763 produces the protein MLFNRTIKTRVGSICSSASTVSLGVPQGGVLSPLLFNILINDIILADMPSIKFVLYADDSALWTEGSSPEACQPKLQGAIDKLSIWLNTKNLVFSIPKTTGMVFSRKIDLRQDCLSINLTLYKQQINFARNVKFLGMWLDSKLNWNDHISHLCDALEKRLNFMRAVAGQKWGASRDSLRKLFTSIIYGKIEYCLPVYYSASKKLISKIESIVHHGLRLITGALKRTPIAALFNEVNIPSLEERFLKLSSNYFMKVNTNQNLHVLKECLINHTFLYENRKTYSSPAIIKLVSLLNGIGVPENLIFSCQTQISPNTPNSIDNVIDIKIPGMDCPKNKMNSLILHQLTLAKMVEFYNWEKIFTDGSVSNDGKASIGIFSEWNGSSVGIRVSDGISIFHAECLALQKALDTVLEVGSGSFVIFSDSKSVLSDLKKRQGKVIPIIVHLQGKIQKIMSSDGLQLKMVWVPSHIRIKGNEIADSIAKQAIHHPITWKVALTVIETSKLITSAASSLRTNNRCIATTNIYVLSFEGHYIPHHLIHPNRKIANSIFRLRTGHAMTRSRQALYHLTDSKSCPFYRCVNIDETIDHVLSECPRFTTERNILIRKIESLGLKTSTPLV